The Aspergillus nidulans FGSC A4 chromosome VIII genome contains the following window.
GAGTTGGTGGCTCGGCCCCGGCTACATCAGCCGCCGGGCGAAGCGACGGAATGCTGAAAAAAGCCGCGACGCCGCAAAGAGCGCAAAGAATAGCATTCGTGCCAAAGATCCATTCTAGATGCGCGGACAGCGCACCCCCTTGCAAGGCACCAAGCGAGTATCCAAGcggcgctgttgctgcgatCGCAGAGAAGACCCGGTTCTTGCGAATTCCTGGATTATAAAGACGTCCCAGCACACTCATACTCCCCGAGACTAGAACTCCAATCGCGAGACCTTGCATAGCCCTCACGAcaaagaagaggatataaCGCTCATGGTTGAGTGAGAACGCACCGACAGCATTCCACACCGCCAGCCACGCATATGCGCTCACCATAAGCATTTTCGGCGGTGCCAGATCCGCCAGAGAACCTGAAACAACAACAGACAGCCCATTCGCCGTGTTGAAGGCTCCTACAATCCACGGTAGCTGCGAGCTCGAGATGCCCAAGGCCTCCCTGATCGGCTCCTGCGGCGCAAGCATATCACCCAGGAAAAACGAAAACAGCATAAGACTGATAGAGCAGACGCCCACCATGAACAACTCGGCCGTGAGGCCGGAGACCTCAGGCGGGATCCCCTGCTTGCTCAGTGCTTGCACGGGAGATGCTGCCTCAGAGTCGGTCTCATTTGCGGCATCCTGCGCGTCCTGCCCCTGCGGACGAGACGTAGAAAGCCTCCGATGCTGGAGACCGATCTCATTGTTAATCTCGAGAGTCGCAATGCGCGAAATGGGCGTTTTTTTGTTCCCTAGCAATGGATCTGGAGTCTGTGCTCCTGTCACTGGACTTGCAAAGCCCGGTGTGCTGGCGATAGAGGAGCAGCCCGGCGTCGGTGGTGCAGTTGAGTCACCGCCGCTGCCGTTGCTGCTGTCAGGGTCGCGGGATGCCGATGCCGATGCCGATACAGATGCAGCTGGCTCGGTAACCGCCGCGGTCGCAGCGAAATAACTTTCGCCTGGCGGCCGTGCACTCGGTGGCTGCAGATTTCCCATCCTCTCTGATGAAGTAAGTACGCGCAAGATACAGGAGattctatttttttttccctaAAAGAAAGATGATTTAAATACGTCTGAAAATTATGCGATTATCTAACaccttcccagcagctgCTAGGGGTGGCGTGCGCGTACCGAACCTGGTGGAGTCGTGAGTCAGTCTAGTAGAGACGGTCATGACATGATTGCACATCATAGGCGAGACAGCTGGGACTTGATAACAAAGGCGAAAAGCAAATATCGGTGTGCCTTGTGATAATAGTCATGGTCATACTTTGGCTGCCCTGTACGGCATTAGGAGCAATTAGGGCTCGCTTGCGGCCCGGCTAGACTAGACTATCGTGTCGGCTTTTTAGCCTTAAGCTCCAGAGCTACTTTCGGACCGACCGATCATTAACGATCATAAAGTTTAGAGATAAATGATTTTCGTTTCCTTGAAGTGATAAGCAGCAAGCTTCGCTGATCATTAGGCTTCATTGATGACTGATGAGCAATGCTTGGTGACGCGTCCTGTTCTCCTTGAAAGATCATACTTGAAGCTTGTCTCACTCGATATCGCAGTCCTTTCTCCCATCCTGCAGCTAGGATTACCCAAGTTGCTTTTAGCCGTTGAACAGCTGAGTTGGTATCAATGGACTTTGTCCGCGCTACTTATCGCTGAAGGATATGGGTGCCTAATCACAGTCTAATTAGCGCCTAGATTGTTCTAGACGTAGCCCGCAATGCGAGAATATCCCTAATCAGGAGTATGGTTCAGATTCGAAGAGTTCTCCAGAGATTGGGTGGATCTTTTTTGTCGAGAAAACAAGACGTCAAGGCAAGACTTATATTAAGAGCGACATCCAATTTGAGATTAACTAGTACTAGGTGCAGTAGGGACAGCGACACTGAAGACAGATATGAAGCTGGTGATAGTAGCATACAAGAAACGAAGGGAAAGGTTCGTAATATGAATAAAGAGTGTCTCAATCATTGCCCTCCTAACTTAGATCAATCCCGTTGGTATTGCCGTATATCGTTTCGTTCATTCGTGGTGCGCACTAGACGCTTTGGTTCGTTGTATCCTCGCGGGAAACAAGTATTAAGATTATGGGTAGTTATTTGATTGTAAGTCGCGCTGTCATCAGTGGGCAACAGTAcattttattttcttctttctttttctttagAAGTCGGTGTTGAGTACGCACATTTCATGCGGAGGAAATCCGTACATTCGTTCATCAGAATAGCGAACGACACCCTAGTAGTTGCCGGTGTATGCAGAGTTACCGTAGCCCGGAGCGGCTGTAGGGAGATGCTCAGGCTCATTTCGGCGACCAAAACGATTGAACCAACCCTGTTTCTCGCCGGGcgcagcaccaccagcaggGCCAGTCTCGACATCGTGAGGGGTAGGGTGTTCGGGGAGCATGTTGTCTCCGTTAACCTGCTCGGGGGCAGCCTTGTTGCGACGCCAGAAGCCTCGACGCTGAGTGCCGTAGGTGTAACCGTTGGCGGGCGAAGGACCGAAGCGCTTCTCGCGTCTGTGGTGACGGCCGAGAAGGAactggaagaggatggagatgaggaagaagaagctatTTCCGCATTAGCATATGTTCTTCTTTCACGACGAAAACGAGAATACTCACACTCCAATGATTGAAACTGCGAAAACGACCTTCTCCAACATGCAAGCGTACTCATAACCCACCCCAGCCGGGGAGTCTTCATTGTCGCGACCAGTGCCAAGTGGAGTGCTTACCGTCCCGGAGCACTGGTTTGTACCATCGCGCGTCATCACTGCGATGGCGATCATGGCCCCGACAAAGCACACATCGAGGAGAATAGCCACAGCCGCAAAAAATGCTACTCCGCCCAGGCAGCAAGTGAACAGGGATCCCAAGAGGGCATAGAGGGTCGCTGCTCCTGAGAGACCCTCGACGGCTTTCATCCACGTGGGGATTTGCTGGTCATTTTGAGCGAGTCTGGCTAGAAAGTAGGAGTAGATTCCTAGTATGACTGCAGAATCGAGGAATTGCAGGACCCGGATGGccaggttgaagaagcggaggaCAACGCCTCCAAAGCCCATGGTGTTTTGTATTGTTAGACGACTAGTGAGTTAGGCGACTAGTGATGGCGCTAGGGGGCGCGATTTGTATGAGTCCTTATAAATATTGGTAACAACATTAAAAAGATTGAAGGATGCAACTAGCGGGGGTATTGTTTTATTTAAGAGCGTGACCAACGGCGTAACGGATCAAAGGCAGCAAAATTCCATAATGATTGTCGTTTGTCACAGGCCCCAGGGCTCCAGGGGCTGGGTGTGCCGCAGCAGGAAGATCAGTGGACGATTTCTGGGTCTCCCACTGCGGATCAGAGCTTCTGGCGTTTCTTACAGGCCATCCACGCTTGCTCAAGGCATTAGTGAAGCTCTGGCCCACAGTGACGAATTCAAAGACGGGAAAGATGGCGAAAAATTCACGAGACGACGAAGGACAAAAGGCCCCAGCCACAGCAGTGACATCATTAGTCTATTTCTAGGGGCCTTAGTGGCTTAGAGCTACCCCAGCCACGGTATACTTTGCATAAAAGAGTATAGTTAAGCTTTATGCAGAATTACTGCGCTAATTAAACCGCTATTAACTAGAAGGTTTCAGTATGAATACACAATGACTTCATCACCCAACCTCCCTGATCCTGAGCGCTCGAGCGCCGTAACTGAATCGATTGAGATCATATCTGTGGATCGACAAGGATCTTGCAGTGCGTATTCCTGTCCTGCAGCAGCGTCTTGAATCCCTTCTCCACCACATCTTCCAGTTTAATTTTATCCGTAATCATGGACTCCGGTTTCAGTAGGCCCTTCGAGATAGCGTCGATAGTGTCTTGAAATGACTTCTCATCGTATAATGCCGAGCCAAGATATTTCACCTCGTGGTACATCATCTCGTTGACCTTGATCTGcggtttcttctcccacacaGCGACATTAACGATCGTACCATGGACGCGGCAGGCACCAATGGCTCCGTCAAGCGCCTTCTCCACGCCCGCTGTGTCGAAGACCACATCCGCGCCGACGCCGTCGGTCAACCCGCGGACATTGTCTGGGATGTCGACTTCCCTAGGATCGAGGATATGCGTGGCGCCAAAGTATTTCGCAGACTTCTTTCGGGTTTCTGTCAATTCAGCAATGATCGTGAAGTTGGCGCCTCGCATCTTCAGCACTTGCAGGATGCATAGACCAAGAGGACCGCCCCCGACGACCAAGACATTGTCACCCTCCTTGAATGGCGACAAGTTGACGGCGTGCCATGCGACCGCCAGTGGTTCGATCATGGCCATGGATTCCGGCGTAACATTATCAGGAATGGGGTAGAAGTGTTCTGCAGGCGCGACTATTTTCTCGGCAAAACCACCGCCGTAACCTGTTCGCATTGGGACGTTAGCTTGTCCAGATCGTACAGCTTGCTTGATTCTGAAAAAGAGCATACCAGATAGTCCGATGAAGCCAATATTCTCGCAGCAATACTCGTAGCCAATTTTGCATGGGGGGCACTTCCTGTCGAATATGGTCGGGCGCACAACCGCCTTCTGTCCCGGCTTGAGGTGTGTGATGCCTTCTCCCACTTCCTCGACGACTCCACCAAACTCGTGACCCATGACAACCGGCGCGGTAGCTTTGGTGATGCTATGTGCTCCCTTCGGTATTAAGACGGGTCCGGAGGTATACTCATGGAGGTCGCTGCCGCAGATCCCGCAGTATGTGTTTCGCAGCTGAGAAGCATTAGTGTGTCTCGCGATACTGTCCTGTGGTTTCGTACCTTCACCTGGCCCTTTCCGCAGACAGGCTCTTCAATCTGTTCGACCCTTACGTCCCTGGGGCCATGGAACTGGAGCGCTTTCATGAGCGGCATGTTTTCGTTGTCTGTCGCAATTTCGAGAGTGCTAGACATGGTGAAAGTTCACAAACAGACAGAAGATGAGTCCTTGTAGATTTTGAATCTCCATCGTCCCTTTAATCCCACGGTTTTGGTGGTTGTTAAGCAGTTCAGCAAGTGCCAAAACTGGCGACGTTCCCATGACGTACCCAAAACATTTATCTATGACAAGCAATTGATTTCGCCAGCGTCGTACCTCAAGGACCGCCTTCCAACACCAAGATTTAGATACTAATTGCTGATTGACAGAAAATGTGGTTCATCTGACCAGGTAACGTCAGTCAAAGCTAGCTCCAGCTTTGTGCTTGCGCCGCGCTTGGTTTGTGGGGGCCCCCGGGCTGGGCTCTATACCCACTCATTGTGGAATTCTACGTCCAAGTATCAATTACCCCAACAATATTATGGGACTACTGCTTGCCAATAGATGAGATGAGAATACCATGTCGTCAACGGTTATGCAGTATCTAGGTCCCTTATTAAACGTACAAATATTTCATGTCAGCATTTTCTGTTCCGCTATGACATAAAAAACGGTCGTTAACACCATCTTCATACATACAACAGAAATATGGCTAGGCCGCAGTGCACACATATTGAAAGTTGGGAAAACTTTTCATATCCCTTAACATATTGCTCAGGTGCCACTATTCCGCAATTACTTCAGAATGCAGCCAATTAGTTTACATTGACCATGGAGCTTCTTAAAACACCCGTAGAATGGGG
Protein-coding sequences here:
- a CDS encoding uncharacterized protein (transcript_id=CADANIAT00002073) — its product is MCNHVMTVSTRLTHDSTRFERMGNLQPPSARPPGESYFAATAAVTEPAASVSASASASRDPDSSNGSGGDSTAPPTPGCSSIASTPGFASPVTGAQTPDPLLGNKKTPISRIATLEINNEIGLQHRRLSTSRPQGQDAQDAANETDSEAASPVQALSKQGIPPEVSGLTAELFMVGVCSISLMLFSFFLGDMLAPQEPIREALGISSSQLPWIVGAFNTANGLSVVVSGSLADLAPPKMLMVSAYAWLAVWNAVGAFSLNHERYILFFVVRAMQGLAIGVLVSGSMSVLGRLYNPGIRKNRVFSAIAATAPLGYSLGALQGGALSAHLEWIFGTNAILCALCGVAAFFSIPSLRPAADVAGAEPPTLRQFDYIGAACAAGGCVCLLFGLTQGPVASWSPYTYVLIIVGVLLLVALFLWEGKAPRPLIPNRLWSTPGFTALMAAYFFGFGSFFGAWQFYVTQFWLRIQGAAPITVALYFIPNALVGIFATWVVSRTLHIFPGHYIYTAAMFAFTMGPVFFIPQTPNTNYWALSFPGVVLVTFGPDLAFAAASIFITSNVSRSYQGSAASLLVTNQNLSSAIMTSIADAIGTRVDRDAAGGIGLKGLRDIWWFAFATQLLAAFIVLIWVRIPKEEEKEHVP
- a CDS encoding uncharacterized protein (transcript_id=CADANIAT00002074); the protein is MGFGGVVLRFFNLAIRVLQFLDSAVILGIYSYFLARLAQNDQQIPTWMKAVEGLSGAATLYALLGSLFTCCLGGVAFFAAVAILLDVCFVGAMIAIAVMTRDGTNQCSGTVSTPLGTGRDNEDSPAGVGYEYACMLEKVVFAVSIIGVFFFLISILFQFLLGRHHRREKRFGPSPANGYTYGTQRRGFWRRNKAAPEQVNGDNMLPEHPTPHDVETGPAGGAAPGEKQGWFNRFGRRNEPEHLPTAAPGYGNSAYTGNY
- a CDS encoding uncharacterized protein (transcript_id=CADANIAT00002075) encodes the protein MSSTLEIATDNENMPLMKALQFHGPRDVRVEQIEEPVCGKGQVKLRNTYCGICGSDLHEYTSGPVLIPKGAHSITKATAPVVMGHEFGGVVEEVGEGITHLKPGQKAVVRPTIFDRKCPPCKIGYEYCCENIGFIGLSGYGGGFAEKIVAPAEHFYPIPDNVTPESMAMIEPLAVAWHAVNLSPFKEGDNVLVVGGGPLGLCILQVLKMRGANFTIIAELTETRKKSAKYFGATHILDPREVDIPDNVRGLTDGVGADVVFDTAGVEKALDGAIGACRVHGTIVNVAVWEKKPQIKVNEMMYHEVKYLGSALYDEKSFQDTIDAISKGLLKPESMITDKIKLEDVVEKGFKTLLQDRNTHCKILVDPQI